A genomic stretch from Solanum stenotomum isolate F172 chromosome 8, ASM1918654v1, whole genome shotgun sequence includes:
- the LOC125873321 gene encoding probable 6-phosphogluconolactonase 4, chloroplastic, with protein sequence MATQKGKKTVLKFDSEEDVSKALVKYTADLSEKFIKQKGSFTVVLSGGSLIDTMRKLVEPPYKDSIEWSKWWIFWVDERVVPLGHDDSNYKLALDGFLSKVPIPSSNIYAINDKESPEGAAADYETRLKKLVESKVLPLSAISGFPKFDLMLLGMGPDGHVASLFPSRPHRHEKERLVTFITDSPKPPPPRITFTFPVINSASEIAMVVTGAELANMVDVALGNAPPPDGIPPPCTEVSAEEELTWFLDKDAASKLQTSG encoded by the exons ATGGCAACCCAGAAAGGGAAGAAGACGGTGCTAAAATTCGACTCCGAAGAAGATGTATCAAAGGCACTAGTGAAATACACTGCTGATCTATCGGAAAAATTCATCAAACAAAAAGGTTCTTTCACTGTTGTGCTCTCTGGTGGTTCTCTTATCGACACCATGAG GAAATTGGTAGAGCCGCCGTACAAAGACTCAATTGAGTGGTCGAAATGGTGGATTTTTTGGGTGGATGAAAGAGTGGTTCCTCTAGGTCACGATGATAGCAATTACAAACTTGCTTTGGATGGGTTTCTTTCTAAA GTTCCAATCCCCTCTTCTAACATTTATGCGATTAATGACAAGGAGTCACCTGAGGGTGCAGCAGCTGATTATGAGACTCGTCTGAAAAAATTGGTTGAAAGCAAAGTTCTGCCCTTGTCAGCTATTAGTGGATTCCCCAAATTTGATCTTATGCTATTAGGTATGGGGCCAGATGGACATGTAGCGTCTTTGTTTCCTTCGCGTCCTCACCGCCATGAGAAGGAGCGGCTGGTCACCTTCATTACAGACTCACCAAAACCTCCTCCACCAAGGATTACTTTCACATTTCCGGTAATTAATTCGGCTTCAGAGATAGCAATGGTGGTCACAGGAGCAGAGTTAGCTAATATGGTTGATGTCGCTCTGGGTAATGCGCCTCCTCCTGATGGGATTCCTCCCCCTTGTACTGAGGTTTCAGCTGAAGAGGAACTGACCTGGTTTTTAGACAAGGATGCTGCATCAAAACTACAGACTTCTGGATGA
- the LOC125873320 gene encoding homeobox-leucine zipper protein ATHB-12-like, with the protein MLALLYSEVSILIKEAHFFRQVSNKLIKLLFLIPINKVMEVAEDSSPVECSKKKSHEDGKRFSDEQVKVLESMFKQKTTLEPSKKLELARDLGLQPRQVAIWFQNRRARWKTKQLEHEYRRLKDEFDNLAIKFESLKKEKESLLKQLQELSDQMENNHAGCSRSQDSIDSEIYTNSENIEAEVDVKDNIPGCINTSLDHERIKGADSDIEGTLFEHLRWKEEEEFWNMEELGDSSLGSPEHWYAVGPGDSFDLSCENSKWWEF; encoded by the exons ATGCTTGCCTTACTATATAGTGAAGTATCTATATTAATAAAAGAAGCCCACTTCTTTAGACaagtttcaaataaattaataaaactctTATTTCTTATCCCCATCAATAAAGTTATGGAAGTAGCAGAAGATAGTAGTCCAGTTGAGTGTTCAAAGAAGAAGAGTCATGAAGATGGTAAAAGGTTTAGTGATGAACAAGTGAAGGTACTTGAGTCCATGTTTAAACAAAAGACAACGCTTGAACCTAGCAAGAAGCTTGAACTGGCCAGAGATCTCGGGCTGCAACCGCGGCAAGTTGCGATTTGGTTCCAGAACAGAAGGGCAAGATGGAAAACAAAGCAACTAGAGCATGAATATAGACGACTCAAAGATGAATTCGACAATTTAGCTATTAAGTTTGAATCgttgaagaaagaaaaggaatcTTTGCTCAAGCAG TTACAGGAACTAAGTGATCAGATGGAAAACAACCATGCTGGTTGCAGCAGAAGCCAAGATTCAATAGACAGTGAAATCTATACAAACTCAGAAAATATAGAAGCAGAAGTAGATGTGAAGGACAATATCCCAGGTTGCATAAATACGAGTTTAGACCACGAGAGGATTAAGGGAGCAGATAGTGACATAGAAGGAACACTATTTGAACACTTGAGGtggaaggaagaagaagagttttGGAACATGGAGGAATTAGGAGACAGTTCCTTAGGATCACCTGAGCACTGGTATGCTGTAGGCCCAGGTGATTCCTTCGACCTGTCATGTGAAAATTCTAAGTGGTGGGAATTTTGA